The Canis aureus isolate CA01 chromosome 9, VMU_Caureus_v.1.0, whole genome shotgun sequence genome has a segment encoding these proteins:
- the EFCAB11 gene encoding EF-hand calcium-binding domain-containing protein 11 isoform X6 — protein MFFSGPGARPRTWEASPSEHKKWVEVFKACDEDNKGYLSREDFKVAIVMLFGYKPSKIEADSMMSSVNPNTSGILLEEFLNIVRKKKEVQLHRNEIRHIFTAFDRHYHGYLTLEDFKKAFRLVAPKLSERTVLDVFRNGRADIFG, from the exons ATGTTTTTCTCCGGGCCCGGGGCCCGGCCACGGACCTGGGAAGCCAGCCCCTCCGAGCATAAGAAGTGGGTGGAA GTATTTAAAGCTTGCGACGAAGATAACAAAGGCTATCTAAGCAGAGAGGACTTTAAAGTTGCCATTGTAATGCTGTTTGGGTACAAGCCCTCCAAG atagAAGCTGATTCCATGATGTCTTCAGTAAATCCAAACACTTCCG gTATATTGCTTGAggagtttttaaatattgtaagaaaaaagaaagaagtccaaCTCCATCGGAATGAAATAAGACACATCTTTACAGCTTTTGACAGGCACT ATCATGGGTATTTAACTTTGGAAGATTTCAAGAAAGCATTTAGGCTGGTAGCTCCCAAGTTATCAGAAAGGACTGTTCTGGACGTATTCAG gaatggCAGAGCTGACATCTTTGGTTAG
- the EFCAB11 gene encoding EF-hand calcium-binding domain-containing protein 11 isoform X4: MFFSGPGARPRTWEASPSEHKKWVEVFKACDEDNKGYLSREDFKVAIVMLFGYKPSKIEADSMMSSVNPNTSGILLEEFLNIVRKKKEVQLHRNEIRHIFTAFDRHYHGYLTLEDFKKAFRLVAPKLSERTVLDVFRACGHCCHPSEGT, translated from the exons ATGTTTTTCTCCGGGCCCGGGGCCCGGCCACGGACCTGGGAAGCCAGCCCCTCCGAGCATAAGAAGTGGGTGGAA GTATTTAAAGCTTGCGACGAAGATAACAAAGGCTATCTAAGCAGAGAGGACTTTAAAGTTGCCATTGTAATGCTGTTTGGGTACAAGCCCTCCAAG atagAAGCTGATTCCATGATGTCTTCAGTAAATCCAAACACTTCCG gTATATTGCTTGAggagtttttaaatattgtaagaaaaaagaaagaagtccaaCTCCATCGGAATGAAATAAGACACATCTTTACAGCTTTTGACAGGCACT ATCATGGGTATTTAACTTTGGAAGATTTCAAGAAAGCATTTAGGCTGGTAGCTCCCAAGTTATCAGAAAGGACTGTTCTGGACGTATTCAG
- the EFCAB11 gene encoding EF-hand calcium-binding domain-containing protein 11 isoform X8, with protein sequence MFFSGPGARPRTWEASPSEHKKWVEVFKACDEDNKGYLSREDFKVAIVMLFGYKPSKIEADSMMSSVNPNTSGILLEEFLNIVRKKKEVQLHRNEIRHIFTAFDRHYHGYLTLEDFKKAFRLVAPKLSERTVLDVFR encoded by the exons ATGTTTTTCTCCGGGCCCGGGGCCCGGCCACGGACCTGGGAAGCCAGCCCCTCCGAGCATAAGAAGTGGGTGGAA GTATTTAAAGCTTGCGACGAAGATAACAAAGGCTATCTAAGCAGAGAGGACTTTAAAGTTGCCATTGTAATGCTGTTTGGGTACAAGCCCTCCAAG atagAAGCTGATTCCATGATGTCTTCAGTAAATCCAAACACTTCCG gTATATTGCTTGAggagtttttaaatattgtaagaaaaaagaaagaagtccaaCTCCATCGGAATGAAATAAGACACATCTTTACAGCTTTTGACAGGCACT ATCATGGGTATTTAACTTTGGAAGATTTCAAGAAAGCATTTAGGCTGGTAGCTCCCAAGTTATCAGAAAGGACTGTTCTGGACGTATTCAG
- the EFCAB11 gene encoding EF-hand calcium-binding domain-containing protein 11 isoform X5, whose translation MFFSGPGARPRTWEASPSEHKKWVEVFKACDEDNKGYLSREDFKVAIVMLFGYKPSKIEADSMMSSVNPNTSGILLEEFLNIVRKKKEVQLHRNEIRHIFTAFDRHYHGYLTLEDFKKAFRLVAPKLSERTVLDVFRQSTLANEGIGT comes from the exons ATGTTTTTCTCCGGGCCCGGGGCCCGGCCACGGACCTGGGAAGCCAGCCCCTCCGAGCATAAGAAGTGGGTGGAA GTATTTAAAGCTTGCGACGAAGATAACAAAGGCTATCTAAGCAGAGAGGACTTTAAAGTTGCCATTGTAATGCTGTTTGGGTACAAGCCCTCCAAG atagAAGCTGATTCCATGATGTCTTCAGTAAATCCAAACACTTCCG gTATATTGCTTGAggagtttttaaatattgtaagaaaaaagaaagaagtccaaCTCCATCGGAATGAAATAAGACACATCTTTACAGCTTTTGACAGGCACT ATCATGGGTATTTAACTTTGGAAGATTTCAAGAAAGCATTTAGGCTGGTAGCTCCCAAGTTATCAGAAAGGACTGTTCTGGACGTATTCAG
- the EFCAB11 gene encoding EF-hand calcium-binding domain-containing protein 11 isoform X7 — protein sequence MFFSGPGARPRTWEASPSEHKKWVEVFKACDEDNKGYLSREDFKVAIVMLFGYKPSKIEADSMMSSVNPNTSGILLEEFLNIVRKKKEVQLHRNEIRHIFTAFDRHYHGYLTLEDFKKAFRLVAPKLSERTVLDVFRKLSELS from the exons ATGTTTTTCTCCGGGCCCGGGGCCCGGCCACGGACCTGGGAAGCCAGCCCCTCCGAGCATAAGAAGTGGGTGGAA GTATTTAAAGCTTGCGACGAAGATAACAAAGGCTATCTAAGCAGAGAGGACTTTAAAGTTGCCATTGTAATGCTGTTTGGGTACAAGCCCTCCAAG atagAAGCTGATTCCATGATGTCTTCAGTAAATCCAAACACTTCCG gTATATTGCTTGAggagtttttaaatattgtaagaaaaaagaaagaagtccaaCTCCATCGGAATGAAATAAGACACATCTTTACAGCTTTTGACAGGCACT ATCATGGGTATTTAACTTTGGAAGATTTCAAGAAAGCATTTAGGCTGGTAGCTCCCAAGTTATCAGAAAGGACTGTTCTGGACGTATTCAG